One part of the Oceanispirochaeta sp. M1 genome encodes these proteins:
- a CDS encoding DUF4386 domain-containing protein yields the protein MKNSRKLSIAIGCLIITSLIAGILSSVPALEKPDFLITLGSKNVQVLIAVFFQSIMAVSYTFIAALLYPIVKKYSENAAIGYFSFRIIGAGFLYIGIVTLLSLLFFSKSFISAGQTEAAFYHTTSELIRLVRDWLNHAGLILPWSIGGLILYHSLYKIKIIPEWLSIWGIISSFLTMIITFLFIMDLVKITSVMYFAFNMPAAFFEITLAVFLLVKGFNSNYGD from the coding sequence GTGAAAAACAGCAGGAAGCTTTCAATAGCAATTGGCTGCTTGATAATTACCAGTCTTATTGCCGGAATACTTAGCTCAGTACCCGCATTAGAAAAGCCGGACTTTCTTATCACATTGGGATCGAAAAATGTGCAGGTATTAATAGCAGTATTTTTTCAGAGCATTATGGCTGTTTCATATACATTTATTGCTGCATTGCTCTACCCGATTGTAAAAAAATACAGTGAAAATGCAGCCATTGGATACTTCAGTTTTAGAATAATTGGAGCAGGGTTTCTTTATATAGGGATAGTCACTCTTTTATCACTACTCTTCTTCAGTAAAAGTTTTATTTCTGCGGGTCAAACGGAAGCAGCATTTTATCATACTACATCTGAATTGATCAGATTAGTTAGAGACTGGCTGAATCATGCCGGATTGATTTTGCCCTGGAGTATTGGTGGGCTGATACTTTATCATTCACTCTATAAGATAAAAATCATTCCTGAATGGTTATCAATATGGGGAATTATCAGTTCTTTCCTGACAATGATAATAACATTTTTATTTATCATGGATTTAGTAAAAATTACCAGCGTGATGTATTTTGCTTTTAATATGCCGGCAGCCTTTTTTGAGATTACATTAGCGGTATTTCTGCTTGTTAAAGGATTCAATTCAAATTATGGAGATTAA
- a CDS encoding helix-turn-helix transcriptional regulator, whose product MAKSKVGNLIRKFRFNNDEMTQQQLADLVGITRQTIVALEKGNYSPSLELAFRIARAFEVPLEELFYYDEEKK is encoded by the coding sequence ATGGCAAAATCCAAGGTTGGAAATCTGATCAGGAAATTCCGCTTTAACAATGATGAAATGACACAACAGCAGCTGGCAGATCTGGTTGGGATAACAAGACAGACCATAGTAGCCCTGGAGAAAGGAAATTACTCCCCTTCTCTGGAGCTGGCATTCCGAATTGCCAGGGCTTTCGAAGTACCTCTGGAAGAGCTGTTTTATTACGACGAGGAAAAAAAGTGA
- a CDS encoding DUF523 domain-containing protein, producing MNKILISACLLGWEVRYNGSSLALSSQILDRWLLEDRILPSCPEVDGGMVIPRAPAEITEGEGLDVLEGRSCVADINGLDVTEYFVRGAETALKLCREHNIKVAVLADGSPSCGSSLIYNGRFEAVKNAGAGVTAALLRQHGIQVFTQHSIKEADSALHSIDS from the coding sequence ATGAATAAAATTTTAATTAGTGCCTGCCTCCTTGGGTGGGAAGTCAGATATAACGGCAGTTCTCTTGCTCTCAGCTCTCAGATATTGGACAGATGGCTTTTGGAAGACCGCATTTTGCCCAGCTGTCCTGAGGTGGATGGCGGGATGGTTATTCCCCGAGCTCCCGCGGAGATCACAGAAGGAGAGGGTCTTGATGTTCTTGAGGGGCGCAGCTGTGTTGCAGATATTAATGGATTGGATGTTACAGAGTATTTTGTCAGAGGAGCCGAAACGGCTTTAAAACTCTGCCGGGAGCATAATATAAAAGTTGCGGTACTGGCTGACGGAAGCCCCTCCTGCGGCAGCAGTCTGATATACAACGGCCGCTTTGAGGCTGTTAAAAATGCCGGTGCAGGTGTTACAGCAGCTCTGCTCAGACAACACGGCATTCAGGTATTTACACAGCACTCTATAAAAGAAGCGGATTCAGCTCTTCATTCGATAGACTCATAG
- a CDS encoding YHS domain-containing (seleno)protein produces the protein MRINIMLFSLFFLPSVLMAGEINTDRKNIAIDGYDALAYHLQNKAVKGVSKFSIEWKGAVWYFSSSEYKELFKENPEEYAPLYGGHCANGLSDRHKVYGNPEIWLLQEGELFFFYSRRGRRAWIAETDTKRQQADEYWRLVQFD, from the coding sequence ATGAGAATAAATATAATGCTGTTTTCACTGTTCTTTCTGCCATCCGTACTGATGGCGGGAGAGATAAACACTGACCGGAAGAATATCGCCATAGATGGGTATGATGCCCTTGCCTATCATCTGCAGAATAAGGCAGTGAAGGGAGTCAGTAAGTTCAGCATTGAATGGAAAGGTGCTGTCTGGTACTTCAGCAGCAGTGAATACAAGGAGCTGTTTAAGGAGAATCCAGAAGAATATGCCCCCCTCTACGGGGGACATTGTGCAAACGGCCTATCAGATAGACATAAGGTGTACGGAAATCCTGAAATCTGGCTGCTTCAGGAAGGAGAGCTGTTTTTCTTCTACAGCCGAAGGGGACGCCGGGCCTGGATTGCTGAAACTGATACAAAAAGACAACAGGCCGACGAGTACTGGAGATTAGTCCAGTTCGACTGA
- a CDS encoding cation:proton antiporter, producing the protein MNEFINEFQQLWQYLHLHPLFAAGMILIAGYYLGRLAGFIKLPEITGYIFAGLIIGKSFLHIVPHEVEESLGIFTHIALGLIALTIGGEFSLSKLKRLGKDVSIITLVQILATFTMVTLALTFLKLPFPVAMLAGAIASATAPAATVHIVQNLKAHGKFVDMLYGVVALDDAGCVILFSVVFSFAGSMLGITGGNHGAMAAIAHILLEIGIGALGGYLIHRATCKRHNDNETLIVTLGFFFTMTVLVMGLGMSPLLTNMAAGTVLINLSPRNHRIFNILMPLTPPLYAMFFVLAGMELDPTQFLNPVILLMGSVYILFRAVGKYGGVYAGCAIVKSEPRIKKYLGFCMLPQAGVAIGLMDIVSGMHMGPEVAPEVVIAITSLNSIILMSVFVNEIFGPPISKFALIRGNNMEV; encoded by the coding sequence ATGAACGAATTTATCAATGAATTTCAGCAATTATGGCAGTATCTGCACCTTCATCCTCTCTTCGCAGCCGGGATGATTCTTATTGCGGGTTACTACCTGGGCCGTCTTGCCGGCTTTATTAAACTTCCCGAGATCACGGGTTATATCTTTGCCGGTCTTATTATCGGGAAATCCTTTCTCCATATTGTTCCTCATGAAGTGGAAGAGAGCCTTGGAATCTTTACACATATAGCACTGGGACTTATTGCTCTCACAATCGGTGGAGAATTTTCATTATCAAAGCTGAAGCGTCTTGGTAAGGATGTTTCAATAATAACTCTGGTTCAGATTCTAGCCACTTTTACCATGGTTACCCTGGCACTTACATTTTTGAAGCTGCCCTTTCCTGTAGCCATGCTGGCCGGTGCCATTGCATCTGCCACGGCTCCTGCTGCAACAGTCCATATTGTGCAGAATCTTAAAGCCCACGGTAAATTTGTCGACATGCTCTACGGTGTGGTCGCCCTGGATGATGCGGGATGTGTGATTCTGTTTTCAGTGGTGTTTTCATTTGCCGGTTCCATGCTGGGTATCACAGGCGGGAATCATGGTGCCATGGCTGCCATAGCCCATATTTTGCTGGAGATCGGAATCGGTGCCCTGGGTGGTTATCTGATACATAGAGCCACCTGTAAAAGACACAATGATAATGAAACCCTCATTGTAACTTTGGGATTCTTTTTTACCATGACCGTGTTGGTAATGGGACTGGGAATGTCTCCTCTTCTCACAAATATGGCGGCAGGAACTGTTCTTATCAACCTGTCACCCCGTAATCATAGAATCTTTAATATCCTGATGCCCCTGACTCCTCCCTTATATGCCATGTTCTTTGTTCTGGCGGGGATGGAGCTGGATCCCACTCAGTTTCTGAACCCTGTGATTCTTCTGATGGGATCTGTCTATATTCTTTTCAGAGCCGTGGGGAAATACGGTGGAGTCTATGCAGGTTGTGCAATCGTCAAATCGGAACCCAGGATAAAAAAATATCTTGGATTTTGTATGCTGCCTCAGGCTGGTGTGGCCATCGGTTTGATGGATATTGTATCGGGAATGCATATGGGACCCGAAGTGGCTCCAGAAGTTGTAATTGCTATCACATCGCTCAACAGCATCATTCTGATGTCGGTTTTTGTTAATGAAATTTTCGGACCGCCCATTTCAAAGTTCGCTTTGATCCGCGGCAATAATATGGAGGTATAA
- a CDS encoding PTS sugar transporter subunit IIA has protein sequence MDLQSMFHPESCKANISDVRKQDVLETLADLAMKHPAASGVDRTILLQRLNEREEKGSTGIGSQLAIPHAQVPGLEQFVISMATSQKGIDYESIDGKKARLFFMILAPEGEAASHLKVLANISRTLSLPGVRPEILAAPTELALYEAFISRANPEGTSTLKQKEDMSLLTLILFDKELIYDILEMFLQKGIEGANIADSYGMGEYISNVPLFAGFLGFMNDRTNSSKTLQALIPKSSIDSIVEGIESITGDLDKKQGAALFVTPVQLWKGTMKMM, from the coding sequence ATGGACCTGCAAAGCATGTTTCACCCAGAAAGCTGTAAAGCAAATATCAGCGATGTACGTAAGCAGGATGTCCTGGAAACTCTGGCCGATCTGGCCATGAAGCATCCAGCAGCCTCAGGAGTTGACCGCACTATACTTTTGCAGAGGCTGAATGAAAGAGAAGAAAAAGGTTCTACTGGGATCGGAAGCCAGCTGGCAATACCCCATGCTCAGGTTCCCGGTCTGGAACAGTTTGTAATCTCTATGGCCACAAGCCAGAAAGGTATTGATTATGAATCCATTGATGGTAAGAAAGCCCGTCTCTTTTTTATGATCCTTGCTCCCGAAGGGGAGGCCGCCAGTCATCTAAAAGTTCTGGCTAATATCTCAAGAACCCTCTCTCTTCCCGGTGTGAGACCTGAAATTCTGGCTGCACCCACAGAGCTGGCACTGTATGAGGCATTTATCTCAAGGGCTAATCCCGAAGGGACCAGTACTCTGAAACAGAAAGAGGATATGAGTCTTCTGACTCTTATCCTTTTTGATAAAGAATTGATTTATGACATTCTGGAAATGTTCCTGCAGAAGGGTATTGAAGGTGCCAATATTGCAGATTCCTATGGTATGGGAGAGTACATTTCCAATGTACCCCTCTTCGCCGGTTTCCTTGGATTTATGAATGACAGAACCAACAGCAGTAAAACCCTGCAGGCTCTCATTCCCAAGTCCTCCATCGACAGCATTGTAGAGGGGATCGAATCCATCACCGGAGATCTGGATAAGAAGCAGGGAGCCGCCCTGTTTGTCACTCCTGTCCAGCTGTGGAAAGGCACCATGAAGATGATGTAA
- a CDS encoding YaaA family protein → MQILFSPTKQMNFESRGLPVSADLPNTTPRFFNEARMLNNILKDFSSQELGTLMKMSEPLSDQTYIAVRDFDGHSGKPALFTYSGTSFLALDAGTLDKESLAFAGNHLCILSGMYGLLSPMDLISPYRLEMKTALSIGDAKNLSAFWKPRITESLAENMKNQGDEVVINLASAEYSKTINQKSLNCRIINFHFKDKSASGYRTVGMYAKTARGEMLRRILSEKILNPDVLKNTPTYNYEFRNDLSDGGNWIFTRD, encoded by the coding sequence ATGCAGATACTATTTTCTCCTACCAAACAGATGAACTTTGAATCCCGCGGTCTGCCTGTCTCAGCAGATCTCCCGAACACAACTCCCCGCTTTTTTAATGAAGCCCGTATGCTCAACAACATATTGAAAGACTTCAGCAGCCAGGAACTGGGGACGCTGATGAAGATGAGTGAGCCTCTCTCTGATCAGACTTACATTGCAGTCAGAGATTTTGACGGACATTCCGGGAAGCCTGCACTGTTTACCTACTCGGGAACATCCTTTCTGGCACTTGATGCGGGAACCCTGGATAAGGAAAGTCTGGCTTTTGCCGGGAATCATCTCTGCATCCTTTCGGGCATGTACGGGCTGCTGTCTCCAATGGACCTGATCTCCCCCTATAGGCTGGAGATGAAAACTGCACTTTCCATAGGGGATGCAAAGAATCTTAGCGCATTCTGGAAGCCCCGTATTACTGAATCTCTTGCTGAGAATATGAAAAATCAGGGAGATGAAGTTGTTATCAACCTGGCTTCAGCTGAGTATTCAAAAACTATCAACCAAAAGAGCCTGAACTGCAGAATTATTAATTTCCATTTCAAGGATAAATCCGCATCGGGATACAGAACTGTAGGCATGTATGCAAAAACAGCCCGAGGCGAGATGCTGCGACGAATACTGAGTGAAAAGATACTTAATCCTGATGTTTTAAAGAATACTCCTACCTATAATTATGAATTCCGTAATGATCTGAGTGATGGTGGAAACTGGATTTTTACCAGAGACTGA
- a CDS encoding tetratricopeptide repeat protein, whose amino-acid sequence MKKVLFFTLLMCFLSVFFVQAESPFTILTQPTMMVPLGPATDGVQNFSLGGGVLLEGEFNLKTDNFLKYLHFGPQLEYGVLPINAGSTIFSMFNFGANAGVKISPLPRTILRAWGGGGASLGMYQDESGLFPYYTAGTDVKFRLSPTVDLGVGARYLQGQSSIGTIYQGVAISLGLGYKFQSGSRGADLHFTPNTTEIYPLYYTWYDENPLGDVLLTNNSSEKIRNIRTSFYVPQYMDQPKYSDTVIHTMAKGDSETIPLQGLFTTRIFEINEGLKVAGEITVEYEYYGKTYSESVPLTVYINNKNAMTWDDDRKAACFVTANNPLVYSYARSVSGKVRRDAVGALDKNFQIGMGLFEAMTLYGLGYVVDPSSAYTELSANELVVDYIQFPQQTLISQGGDCDDLSVLYASMLEASGIPAAFITIPGHIYVAYQLGLSEQQAKRKFPSADNLLYVDGKPWLPVEVTLVDDGFLYSWQIGARQIRENNGEYGFFPVREAWEYYPPAEYESVGIAYLPNPNEVLEQHEKELNRFLKLEINGQVASINRQIQEDGKSHILYNKMGVTYARYGFYDDALTWFNKVIREKDFYPSLMNMGNIYYLLEDPDQASRYYSKALAVKPDSENALVGLARVSSELEDYDTANAALATLAAINPDSAKNISHLGTSGIGRASSAQNREIDEWSEE is encoded by the coding sequence ATGAAGAAAGTATTATTCTTTACCCTTCTCATGTGTTTTCTATCAGTTTTCTTTGTTCAGGCTGAAAGTCCTTTTACTATTCTGACACAGCCAACGATGATGGTTCCATTAGGACCCGCCACTGATGGCGTACAGAACTTTTCTCTCGGTGGTGGAGTGCTGCTGGAGGGTGAATTTAATCTCAAGACTGATAATTTCCTTAAATATCTCCATTTTGGTCCTCAACTTGAGTATGGAGTTCTTCCCATTAATGCGGGAAGTACCATTTTCAGTATGTTCAATTTTGGGGCCAATGCGGGTGTGAAGATCAGTCCATTACCTCGGACCATACTAAGAGCCTGGGGAGGGGGCGGCGCCTCTTTAGGAATGTATCAGGATGAATCCGGTTTATTCCCCTATTATACCGCGGGAACAGATGTGAAATTCCGTTTATCTCCCACTGTAGATCTGGGAGTAGGTGCTCGTTATCTTCAGGGACAATCATCCATCGGGACAATTTATCAGGGAGTCGCCATCTCTTTGGGACTGGGATATAAATTTCAGAGCGGTTCCAGGGGTGCGGATCTCCATTTTACCCCGAATACCACTGAGATCTATCCCCTGTATTACACCTGGTATGATGAAAATCCACTGGGCGATGTTCTGCTGACAAACAATTCTTCAGAGAAGATCAGAAATATCAGAACCAGTTTTTATGTTCCCCAATATATGGATCAGCCAAAGTATTCAGATACAGTAATTCACACCATGGCCAAGGGAGACTCAGAAACTATTCCTCTCCAGGGGCTGTTTACAACGAGAATCTTTGAGATTAATGAAGGCTTGAAGGTCGCCGGAGAAATTACTGTGGAGTATGAATACTACGGTAAAACATATTCCGAGTCGGTTCCTCTGACTGTTTATATTAACAATAAGAATGCCATGACCTGGGATGATGACAGAAAGGCTGCCTGCTTTGTTACAGCCAATAATCCCCTTGTTTACAGTTATGCAAGAAGTGTCTCCGGTAAGGTGAGACGCGATGCTGTGGGTGCTCTGGATAAGAATTTCCAGATAGGAATGGGGCTCTTTGAGGCCATGACCCTTTATGGTCTAGGTTATGTCGTTGATCCCTCATCAGCCTACACCGAACTGTCAGCCAATGAGCTGGTTGTGGATTACATTCAGTTCCCTCAGCAGACTCTGATTTCCCAGGGTGGAGACTGTGACGACCTTTCGGTCCTGTATGCCTCCATGCTCGAAGCCTCCGGTATCCCTGCTGCATTTATAACAATTCCAGGGCATATCTACGTTGCCTATCAGCTGGGCCTCAGTGAACAGCAGGCAAAGAGAAAATTCCCAAGTGCAGATAACCTTCTGTATGTGGATGGAAAACCATGGCTGCCGGTTGAAGTAACCCTTGTTGATGACGGATTTCTTTATTCATGGCAGATTGGCGCCCGTCAGATCAGAGAGAATAATGGAGAGTATGGATTCTTCCCGGTAAGAGAAGCCTGGGAGTACTACCCTCCGGCCGAATATGAATCTGTAGGAATCGCCTATCTCCCGAATCCCAATGAAGTATTGGAGCAGCATGAAAAAGAACTGAACCGTTTCCTTAAGCTGGAAATAAACGGACAGGTCGCCTCTATCAACCGTCAGATTCAGGAAGATGGTAAATCACACATCCTCTACAACAAGATGGGTGTTACATACGCCCGTTATGGTTTCTATGACGATGCTTTGACCTGGTTTAATAAAGTAATACGGGAAAAGGATTTTTATCCCAGTCTGATGAATATGGGTAATATCTATTACCTGTTGGAAGATCCGGATCAGGCATCCCGTTATTACAGCAAGGCTCTTGCAGTTAAACCGGACAGTGAAAATGCACTTGTCGGTCTGGCCCGAGTCAGCTCAGAACTTGAAGATTATGATACTGCCAACGCCGCACTGGCCACATTGGCTGCTATTAATCCTGATTCAGCAAAAAATATCTCCCATCTGGGAACATCAGGTATCGGCCGGGCTTCATCTGCCCAGAACCGTGAAATTGATGAATGGAGCGAAGAATGA
- a CDS encoding Ig-like domain-containing protein has protein sequence MKKMIIPLIILLLAASCKAPTALLDKLEDDVKAANDLYLEIVSISPDENQLFTNPGEEVRIEFDRTIDMESIAELVKILDAEGDVFGAASDRKTLEYDFDESSNILTIAANPYLDGLEQYTVEIIEGLKGTDGSLLRESMSWSFTTNDDPRGYVEIEDEYSSGTVTVNLFSEGATFYAIATSSDAVNASTDWIAITSNPMEVIGVPIEAVNGETSLYVKFRDGMINEARSANVSRIESASTIHDSIGPVISINWDILYGNIANGGNPTISATVTDSSSGVASISWSEYEGSDVSDEQLNFTNGDTLSATVTTPLTEGEEYEIILTAIDNVGNETSSSPRTIHRDTVAPATPVHTGPSITDVAEENPTSDTLPNYTFSTNSDIVTYQYSINGSSTWRTYPGTTVMSYGNDQTIRFRGIDSAGNASSATVPDADDTYFIYPSSIYPSSGSYLTGDLTWAYSSKAYTSRSYFKAYIGLTSRSQIEIYLNPVYDKFGNLTGADTRLLSYIDKSEFPTLTFGRTYYWRFEVYDSGDEVIFSSPVYTFTGSKFFL, from the coding sequence ATGAAAAAAATGATAATCCCATTAATTATTCTATTGCTTGCAGCCTCGTGTAAGGCACCCACCGCTCTGCTTGATAAGCTCGAAGACGATGTAAAAGCCGCCAATGATCTCTATCTTGAAATCGTGAGTATCTCTCCCGATGAGAATCAGCTTTTTACGAACCCCGGAGAAGAGGTGAGGATAGAGTTTGACAGAACCATTGATATGGAAAGTATTGCTGAGCTTGTAAAAATCCTTGATGCAGAGGGGGATGTCTTTGGTGCTGCCTCAGACAGAAAAACACTGGAATATGATTTTGATGAATCTTCAAATATTCTGACAATTGCCGCGAATCCATATCTTGATGGTCTGGAACAGTACACGGTTGAGATTATTGAGGGATTGAAAGGGACAGATGGCAGTCTGCTCAGAGAAAGTATGTCCTGGAGTTTTACGACCAATGATGATCCTCGTGGTTATGTTGAGATAGAAGATGAGTATTCTAGTGGAACGGTAACGGTGAACCTCTTTTCTGAGGGGGCTACTTTTTATGCGATCGCCACTTCCAGTGATGCTGTGAATGCGAGTACGGACTGGATTGCAATAACAAGTAATCCCATGGAAGTTATAGGTGTGCCTATCGAGGCTGTTAATGGAGAGACTTCACTGTATGTTAAATTCCGTGACGGAATGATCAATGAAGCCCGCTCAGCCAATGTTTCGAGGATTGAGAGTGCATCAACGATTCATGATAGCATAGGACCGGTTATTTCAATAAACTGGGATATCCTTTATGGAAATATTGCTAATGGTGGAAATCCTACAATCTCAGCGACAGTAACTGATTCTTCATCAGGTGTAGCTAGTATCAGTTGGTCTGAGTATGAAGGCAGCGATGTCTCGGATGAGCAATTGAATTTTACTAATGGGGATACACTCAGTGCTACAGTTACTACTCCTCTAACAGAGGGAGAAGAATATGAAATTATTCTTACTGCTATTGATAACGTAGGGAATGAGACTTCATCTAGCCCCAGAACCATTCATAGAGATACTGTTGCCCCGGCTACTCCAGTGCATACAGGTCCATCAATAACTGATGTTGCAGAAGAGAACCCTACTTCCGATACTCTACCCAATTATACATTCTCAACTAACTCAGATATTGTCACTTACCAATACAGCATTAATGGTTCCAGCACATGGCGAACTTACCCTGGTACGACAGTAATGAGTTATGGAAATGATCAGACTATTAGGTTTAGAGGTATTGATAGTGCAGGTAATGCATCCAGTGCAACAGTTCCAGATGCTGATGATACGTATTTTATTTACCCATCATCAATTTATCCTTCCAGTGGGTCTTATCTTACTGGAGATTTAACATGGGCATATTCATCAAAGGCATACACTTCAAGAAGCTATTTTAAGGCCTATATAGGTTTAACCAGTAGAAGTCAAATAGAAATATATCTTAATCCGGTATATGATAAATTTGGCAATCTTACAGGTGCAGATACAAGACTCCTTTCTTATATCGATAAATCTGAATTTCCAACTCTAACATTTGGAAGAACTTATTATTGGAGGTTTGAAGTATATGATTCTGGAGATGAAGTTATATTTTCAAGCCCTGTATATACATTTACGGGTTCTAAATTTTTTCTTTGA
- a CDS encoding GIN domain-containing protein, whose product MKKINRLLIIAITVSTLAGCSMFNLITGSGDAVDTNYDFNSFTAVSINETCDLTVVQGDTFSVIITTDDNIADYLEVTESAGTVSIALKSGNSYNNIIFEAYITMPVLNGLSANGASEADASGFSSTETITVSVNGASEVDMAYTSTAAISASVDGASDLIFSTQTITGGVNLDCNGASNLEFSAANGSSNADVNCDGASEIDMRDFTANNVVVEIDGASDAWVNLTGTLSGSVHGASELRYRGTFTMGNLDVEFASSAGSF is encoded by the coding sequence TTGAAAAAGATAAACAGACTCTTAATAATAGCAATAACAGTGAGCACCCTTGCCGGATGTTCCATGTTCAACCTGATCACAGGTTCAGGTGATGCAGTTGATACAAATTACGATTTCAACAGCTTCACAGCCGTTTCCATTAATGAGACCTGTGATCTGACAGTAGTTCAGGGAGACACATTCTCTGTAATAATCACCACCGATGATAATATCGCCGACTACCTGGAAGTCACAGAATCAGCCGGTACTGTATCCATTGCTCTGAAGTCCGGAAACTCCTATAACAATATAATTTTTGAAGCTTATATCACAATGCCTGTACTAAATGGACTGAGTGCAAACGGAGCCTCCGAAGCCGATGCTTCCGGATTCAGCAGCACCGAAACAATCACAGTGTCAGTGAATGGTGCCAGTGAAGTAGATATGGCATATACCAGTACTGCGGCAATCAGCGCATCTGTTGATGGAGCCAGTGATCTGATTTTCAGTACCCAGACCATCACCGGAGGTGTTAACCTTGACTGCAATGGTGCAAGCAATCTTGAGTTCAGCGCAGCAAATGGAAGCAGTAATGCAGATGTAAACTGTGATGGTGCCAGTGAAATAGATATGAGAGACTTCACAGCCAACAATGTTGTTGTAGAAATAGACGGCGCGAGTGATGCATGGGTCAACCTGACAGGGACCCTCTCCGGTTCAGTGCATGGAGCATCAGAGCTTAGATATAGAGGCACATTTACCATGGGAAATCTGGATGTGGAATTTGCGTCCAGTGCCGGTAGTTTTTGA
- a CDS encoding VIT1/CCC1 transporter family protein: MKRLISEQQDECDAHVLYNKIANLVKDENNEKTLRLMAKDELKHYSRLKTVTGKDLKPRVFRVLLNLWFIRIFGITFGIKLLEKSENQAVKAYGAEDKSLAFMDEIVEDEQRHEKELMDMLDEERLKYIGSIVLGLNDALVELTGALTGYTIAFQNTDLIGITGLITGISASFSMAASEYLATRHEGGDNALKSAFYTGVAYIFTVILLVAPFFIFSNHFVCLGVTLAVAVLIIFAFNFYISVAKDYVFSKRFFEMAGISLGIAGISFLIGILVKKFIGVEI, encoded by the coding sequence ATGAAACGGTTAATCTCTGAACAGCAGGACGAGTGCGATGCTCATGTCCTTTACAATAAAATTGCCAATCTTGTAAAAGATGAAAACAATGAAAAAACCCTTCGGCTTATGGCTAAAGATGAGCTGAAACATTACAGCCGCCTGAAAACGGTGACCGGGAAGGATCTCAAGCCAAGAGTATTCAGGGTTCTTCTGAATCTCTGGTTTATCCGTATTTTCGGGATCACCTTCGGTATAAAGCTTCTTGAAAAGAGTGAGAATCAGGCTGTTAAAGCCTATGGAGCAGAAGATAAATCTCTGGCCTTTATGGATGAGATTGTAGAAGATGAACAGCGCCATGAAAAAGAGCTTATGGACATGCTTGATGAAGAGCGTCTTAAATATATTGGTTCTATTGTTCTTGGTTTAAATGATGCTCTTGTTGAACTGACCGGCGCTTTAACTGGTTATACAATTGCCTTTCAGAATACTGATCTGATCGGAATTACAGGATTGATCACCGGAATCAGTGCTTCTTTTTCAATGGCGGCCAGTGAGTATCTTGCCACCCGTCATGAGGGTGGTGACAATGCCCTCAAATCTGCTTTTTACACAGGTGTGGCATATATCTTTACTGTCATTCTTCTGGTGGCGCCATTCTTTATCTTTTCCAATCACTTTGTCTGCCTGGGGGTGACTCTGGCTGTTGCTGTTCTTATTATTTTTGCATTTAACTTTTATATCTCTGTTGCCAAAGATTATGTGTTCAGTAAACGCTTTTTTGAGATGGCTGGAATTTCTTTGGGTATTGCAGGAATCTCATTCCTGATCGGTATTCTGGTAAAGAAGTTTATCGGAGTGGAGATCTAA
- a CDS encoding MerR family transcriptional regulator codes for MTNTESNAYSMKEVKDLTGLSDHTLRYYEKDGILAEIRRQKNGHRRYEKQDLDWLDFVICLRSTGMPLSTIRKYRELMEQGDSTAEERKDLLLEQKESLLEEITTLQDSLKRISFKIDYYDQLCSKNP; via the coding sequence ATGACAAATACAGAATCAAATGCATATTCCATGAAAGAAGTGAAAGATCTGACAGGACTATCAGACCACACACTGAGATACTATGAAAAAGACGGCATCCTGGCAGAGATCAGAAGACAGAAAAATGGGCACAGACGTTATGAGAAACAGGATCTGGACTGGCTGGATTTTGTGATCTGCCTGAGATCAACAGGGATGCCCCTTTCTACTATCCGCAAGTACAGAGAACTGATGGAACAGGGCGATTCCACCGCAGAAGAGAGAAAAGACCTCCTCCTTGAGCAGAAAGAATCTTTGCTTGAGGAAATCACAACACTTCAGGACTCATTAAAACGGATCAGCTTCAAAATTGATTATTACGATCAGCTCTGCAGCAAGAATCCCTGA